One Bubalus bubalis isolate 160015118507 breed Murrah chromosome 10, NDDB_SH_1, whole genome shotgun sequence genomic window carries:
- the FBXO5 gene encoding F-box only protein 5 isoform X2, with amino-acid sequence MSRRPCSCSLRPLSGSCRCSYGALTAAGRPCPSDGCKEESSTLSVKMKCDFNYNHVHSGIKPVKPDDSRRKGSYTTAYLEGSYKDCIKDYDRVSVVGSPVVSPRIVELEPESKPLHNKENQHIQQTLDSSNNIQELENSGYYEDSGYSSFSQRSGLSEHEDSSLALVESCNDSPQCCLLRTQSPDQYPNKNLLPALHFEKVVCSTLKKNCKRNPKIDWEKLKEFISSGNFRLQNIIGRKMGLECVDILSELFRRGLKHLLANILTQLSEMDLINVSKVSTTWKKILEDDKVALQLYNKAIQRITVAKTLKKNESLKACIRCQSPAKYDCYLQRATCKRESCGFDYCTKCLCTYHTTEDCSNGKPLKASYKMGPVPGTKKSKKNLRRL; translated from the exons ATGAGCCGGCGGCCCTGCAGCTGCTCCCTACGGCCGCTCTCCGGTTCCTGCCGCTGCAGCTACGGCGCCCTGACAGCCGCCGGGCGCCCTTGCCCCTCGGACG GTTGTAAAGAAGAAAGTTCCACTCTCTCTGTCAAAATGAAGTGTGATTTTAACTATAACCATGTTCATTCTGGAATTAAACCAGTAAAGCCTGATGACAGTAGAAGAAAAGGTTCCTACACTACTGCATATTTGGAAGGTTCTTATAAAGACTGCATTAAAGACTATGACAGGGTATCGGTTGTTGGGTCCCCCGTTGTGAGCCCCAGGATTGTAGAACTTGAACCTGAAAGCAAGCCATTGCATAACAAGGAAAATCAACACATACAACAAACACTTGATAGTTCCAATAACATACAAGAACTAGAGAACAGCGGGTATTATGAAGACAGTGGCTACTCTTCATTTTCCCAACGAAGTGGCCTCAGTGAACATGAAGACAGTAGCCTTGCCCTGGTGGAAAGTTGCAATGACAGTCCACAGTGCTGCCTGCTACGGACACAAAGCCCAGACCAGTATCCCAACAAAAACTTACTGCCAGCTCTTCATTTTGAAAAAGTGGTTTgttcaaccttaaaaaaaaattgtaaacgAAATCCTAAAATAGATTGGGAGAAGCTGAAGGAATTTATATCCAGTGGAAATTTTAGACTACAGAATATAATTGGTAGGAAAATGGGCCTCGAATGTGTAGATATTCTTAGTGAACTCTTTCGAAGAGGACTCAAACATCTCTTAGCAAATATTTTAACACAACTCAGTGAGATGGACTTAATCAA tgtGTCTAAAGTGAGCACAACTTGGAAGAAGATTCTGGAAGATGACAAGGTGGCATTGCAATTGTATAATAAAGCAATACAAAGAATTACT gtcgccaaaactttgaaaaagaatgaaagcctTAAAGCCTGTATTCGCTGTCAATCACCTGCAAAATATGATTGCTATTTACAACGGGCAACCTGTAAACGAGAAAGCTGTGGATTTGATTATTGTACGAAGTGTTTGTGTACTTATCATACCACCGAAGACTGTTCAAATGGCAAGCCCCTAAAAGCCAGTTATAAAATGGGTCCTGTGCCTGGTactaagaaaagcaagaagaattTACGACGATTATGA
- the FBXO5 gene encoding F-box only protein 5 isoform X3, with protein sequence MSRRPCSCSLRPLSGSCRCSYGALTAAGRPCPSDGCKEESSTLSVKMKCDFNYNHVHSGIKPVKPDDSRRKGSYTTAYLEGSYKDCIKDYDRVSVVGSPVVSPRIVELEPESKPLHNKENQHIQQTLDSSNNIQELENSGYYEDSGYSSFSQRSGLSEHEDSSLALVESCNDSPQCCLLRTQSPDQYPNKNLLPALHFEKVVCSTLKKNCKRNPKIDWEKLKEFISSGNFRLQNIIGRKMGLECVDILSELFRRGLKHLLANILTQLSEMDLINVSKVSTTWKKILEDDKVALQLYNKAIQRITEKNIKFSPHASTREYVLFRTPLASVQKSATQTLPKKDARTKLPDPGDQKHSTYSRHSEFSEVIFCLSINWKRGIYC encoded by the exons ATGAGCCGGCGGCCCTGCAGCTGCTCCCTACGGCCGCTCTCCGGTTCCTGCCGCTGCAGCTACGGCGCCCTGACAGCCGCCGGGCGCCCTTGCCCCTCGGACG GTTGTAAAGAAGAAAGTTCCACTCTCTCTGTCAAAATGAAGTGTGATTTTAACTATAACCATGTTCATTCTGGAATTAAACCAGTAAAGCCTGATGACAGTAGAAGAAAAGGTTCCTACACTACTGCATATTTGGAAGGTTCTTATAAAGACTGCATTAAAGACTATGACAGGGTATCGGTTGTTGGGTCCCCCGTTGTGAGCCCCAGGATTGTAGAACTTGAACCTGAAAGCAAGCCATTGCATAACAAGGAAAATCAACACATACAACAAACACTTGATAGTTCCAATAACATACAAGAACTAGAGAACAGCGGGTATTATGAAGACAGTGGCTACTCTTCATTTTCCCAACGAAGTGGCCTCAGTGAACATGAAGACAGTAGCCTTGCCCTGGTGGAAAGTTGCAATGACAGTCCACAGTGCTGCCTGCTACGGACACAAAGCCCAGACCAGTATCCCAACAAAAACTTACTGCCAGCTCTTCATTTTGAAAAAGTGGTTTgttcaaccttaaaaaaaaattgtaaacgAAATCCTAAAATAGATTGGGAGAAGCTGAAGGAATTTATATCCAGTGGAAATTTTAGACTACAGAATATAATTGGTAGGAAAATGGGCCTCGAATGTGTAGATATTCTTAGTGAACTCTTTCGAAGAGGACTCAAACATCTCTTAGCAAATATTTTAACACAACTCAGTGAGATGGACTTAATCAA tgtGTCTAAAGTGAGCACAACTTGGAAGAAGATTCTGGAAGATGACAAGGTGGCATTGCAATTGTATAATAAAGCAATACAAAGAATTACT gaaaaaaacattAAGTTTTCACCACACGCTTCGACCAGAGAGTATGTTTTATTCAGAACCCCTTTAGCATCTGTGCAAAAATCAGCAACCCAGACTCTCCCCAAAAAAGATGCTCGAACTAAGTTACCTGATCCAGGTGATCAGAAACATTCTACTTACAGTCGACACAGTGAATTCTCTGAGGTAATTTTTTGTTTATCAATAAATTGGAAACGAGGTATTTATTGTTAA
- the FBXO5 gene encoding F-box only protein 5 isoform X1 — MSRRPCSCSLRPLSGSCRCSYGALTAAGRPCPSDGCKEESSTLSVKMKCDFNYNHVHSGIKPVKPDDSRRKGSYTTAYLEGSYKDCIKDYDRVSVVGSPVVSPRIVELEPESKPLHNKENQHIQQTLDSSNNIQELENSGYYEDSGYSSFSQRSGLSEHEDSSLALVESCNDSPQCCLLRTQSPDQYPNKNLLPALHFEKVVCSTLKKNCKRNPKIDWEKLKEFISSGNFRLQNIIGRKMGLECVDILSELFRRGLKHLLANILTQLSEMDLINVSKVSTTWKKILEDDKVALQLYNKAIQRITEKNIKFSPHASTREYVLFRTPLASVQKSATQTLPKKDARTKLPDPGDQKHSTYSRHSEFSEVAKTLKKNESLKACIRCQSPAKYDCYLQRATCKRESCGFDYCTKCLCTYHTTEDCSNGKPLKASYKMGPVPGTKKSKKNLRRL; from the exons ATGAGCCGGCGGCCCTGCAGCTGCTCCCTACGGCCGCTCTCCGGTTCCTGCCGCTGCAGCTACGGCGCCCTGACAGCCGCCGGGCGCCCTTGCCCCTCGGACG GTTGTAAAGAAGAAAGTTCCACTCTCTCTGTCAAAATGAAGTGTGATTTTAACTATAACCATGTTCATTCTGGAATTAAACCAGTAAAGCCTGATGACAGTAGAAGAAAAGGTTCCTACACTACTGCATATTTGGAAGGTTCTTATAAAGACTGCATTAAAGACTATGACAGGGTATCGGTTGTTGGGTCCCCCGTTGTGAGCCCCAGGATTGTAGAACTTGAACCTGAAAGCAAGCCATTGCATAACAAGGAAAATCAACACATACAACAAACACTTGATAGTTCCAATAACATACAAGAACTAGAGAACAGCGGGTATTATGAAGACAGTGGCTACTCTTCATTTTCCCAACGAAGTGGCCTCAGTGAACATGAAGACAGTAGCCTTGCCCTGGTGGAAAGTTGCAATGACAGTCCACAGTGCTGCCTGCTACGGACACAAAGCCCAGACCAGTATCCCAACAAAAACTTACTGCCAGCTCTTCATTTTGAAAAAGTGGTTTgttcaaccttaaaaaaaaattgtaaacgAAATCCTAAAATAGATTGGGAGAAGCTGAAGGAATTTATATCCAGTGGAAATTTTAGACTACAGAATATAATTGGTAGGAAAATGGGCCTCGAATGTGTAGATATTCTTAGTGAACTCTTTCGAAGAGGACTCAAACATCTCTTAGCAAATATTTTAACACAACTCAGTGAGATGGACTTAATCAA tgtGTCTAAAGTGAGCACAACTTGGAAGAAGATTCTGGAAGATGACAAGGTGGCATTGCAATTGTATAATAAAGCAATACAAAGAATTACT gaaaaaaacattAAGTTTTCACCACACGCTTCGACCAGAGAGTATGTTTTATTCAGAACCCCTTTAGCATCTGTGCAAAAATCAGCAACCCAGACTCTCCCCAAAAAAGATGCTCGAACTAAGTTACCTGATCCAGGTGATCAGAAACATTCTACTTACAGTCGACACAGTGAATTCTCTGAG gtcgccaaaactttgaaaaagaatgaaagcctTAAAGCCTGTATTCGCTGTCAATCACCTGCAAAATATGATTGCTATTTACAACGGGCAACCTGTAAACGAGAAAGCTGTGGATTTGATTATTGTACGAAGTGTTTGTGTACTTATCATACCACCGAAGACTGTTCAAATGGCAAGCCCCTAAAAGCCAGTTATAAAATGGGTCCTGTGCCTGGTactaagaaaagcaagaagaattTACGACGATTATGA